One Stenotrophomonas oahuensis genomic region harbors:
- a CDS encoding DUF2388 domain-containing protein produces the protein MMRPILVVAVLALSLPLSALASSFAGSSAGSASGASSAGSSSSDDDKVVLDAREDAAAFVASDGAIRGARLEAALLHLRERDAAQREASDMALARTLLAR, from the coding sequence ATGATGCGTCCGATTCTTGTTGTTGCCGTGCTCGCCCTGTCGCTGCCGCTGTCGGCCCTGGCTTCCAGCTTCGCCGGTTCTTCGGCCGGTTCCGCATCCGGTGCCTCGTCGGCCGGTTCGTCCAGTTCCGATGATGACAAGGTGGTGCTGGACGCGCGCGAAGACGCGGCTGCCTTCGTGGCCAGCGACGGCGCGATCCGCGGTGCCCGCCTGGAAGCCGCGCTGCTGCACCTGCGCGAGCGTGATGCCGCACAGCGCGAGGCCAGCGACATGGCCCTGGCGCGGACCCTGCTGGCGCGCTGA